Proteins from a genomic interval of Chanodichthys erythropterus isolate Z2021 chromosome 8, ASM2448905v1, whole genome shotgun sequence:
- the LOC137024782 gene encoding tripartite motif-containing protein 16-like → MAEARFSKDEFLCSVCQDILKDPVAIPCGHSYCRSCITDCWDQEDQMSVYSCPQCRQTFSPRPALAKNTMLAEVLEELKKIKLPADCYAGAGDVQCDVCTGRKHKAIKSCLVCLESYCQKHLEQHESLLKRKRHNLTEATGRLQEMICQKHDKILEVFCRTDQKCICVLCTIDEHKNHDTISAAAQRTEKQHQLKKTQRSFQQRIQQREKDLQQLRKAVESHKRSAQTAVEDSERIFTELIRSIERSRPEATKWTNDQEKTAVSRAEGRLERLEQEINDLMRRNAELEQLSHTQDHIHFLQSFQSLSAPPESRDVHDNPFSSLSSFDVVRESVHQLRDILEDFCKEELKKISVRATFTNIVPRTRNDFLQYSHQFTLDLNTVNKRLHLSERNRVITYTNTDQPYPDHLDRFDIVWQVLCRESVCGRCYWEIEWSGVMFGVFISVSYKSISRKGRGNECWFGYNDQSWSLRCSSSSYSFIHNKIETKLPVKPIISSRIGVYVDHGAGTLSFYSISGDTMILIHTVQTTFTQPLYPGFYVGFTGSSVKLC, encoded by the exons ATGGCAGAAGCCAGATTTTCTAAGGATGAGTTCCTTTGTTCAGTGTGTCAGGATATCCTGAAGGATCCAGTGGCCATTCCCtgtggacacagttactgtaGGAGCTGTATTACAGACTGCTGGGATCAGGAGGATCAGATGAGTGTCTACAGCTGCCCTCAGTGCAGACAGACCTTCAGTCCAAGACCTGCTTTAGCTAAAAACACCATGCTGGCTGAAGTGCTAGAGGAACTGAAGAAGATTAAACTTCCTGCTGACTGTTACGCTGGAGCTGGAGATGTGCAGTGTGACGTCTGTACTGGAAGAAAACACAAAGCCATCAAGTCCTGTCTGGTGTGTCTGGAGTCTTACTGTCAGAAACAccttgaacaacatgagagtttgTTAAAAAGAAAGAGACACAATCTGACTGAAGCCACTGGACGACTGCAGGAGATGATCTGCCAGAAACACGACAAGATCCTTGAGGTTTTCTGCCGCACTGATCAGAAGTGTATATGTGTGCTGTGTACGATTGATGAACATAAAAACCACGACACTATATCAGCTGCAGCacagaggacagagaaacag CACCAGCTTAAGAAGACTCAGAGGTCGTTCCAGCAGAGGatccagcagagagagaaagatcttCAGCAGCTGAGAAAGGCTGTGGAGTCTCATAAG CGCTCTGCACAGACAGCAGTGGAGGACAGTGAGAGGATATTTACTGAGCTCATCCGCTCCATTGAGAGAAGCCGCCCTGAGGCGACAAAGTGGACCAACGATCAGGAAAAGACTGCAGTGAGTCGAGCTGAAGGACGACTGGAGCGACTGGAGCAGGAGATCAATGATTTGATGAGGAGAAACGCTGAGCTGGAgcagctttcacacacacaggatcACATCCATTTCCTGCAG agTTTCCAGTCTCTCTCAGCTCCTCCTGAATCTAGAGACGTACATGACAATCCATTTAGTTCTCTCTCCTCTTTTGATGTCGTGAGAGAATCTGTCCATCAACTGAGAGACATACTGGAGGATTTCTGCAAAGAGGAGCTCAAGAAGATCTCTGTCAGAG CCACTTTCACCAACATTGTTCCCAGGACCAGGAATGACTTCCTACAAT ATTCCCATCAGTTCACTCTGGATCTGAACACTGTGAATAAACGCCTCCATCTGTCTGAGAGGAACAGAGTGATTACTTACACTAACACAGATCAGCCGTATCCTGACCATTTAGACAGATTTGATATTGTGTGgcaggtgttgtgtagagagagtgtgtgtggacgctgttactgggagattgagtggagtGGTGTTATGTTTGGTGTGTTTATCTCAGTttcatataagagcatcagcaggaagggaCGTGGTAATGAGTGTTGGTTTGGATataatgatcagtcctggagtttgaggtGCTCTTCCTCCAGTTACTCATTCATACACAATAAGATAGAGACTAAACTGCCTGTAAAGCCCATCATCAGCAGtagaataggagtgtatgtggatcacggtgcaggaactctgtccttctacagcatctctggagacacaatgatcctcatccacacagtccagaccacattcactcaaccgctCTATCCTGGGTTTTATGTCGGTTTTACTGGATCATCAGTGAAACTGTGTTGA